The following are encoded in a window of Anopheles stephensi strain Indian chromosome X, UCI_ANSTEP_V1.0, whole genome shotgun sequence genomic DNA:
- the LOC118504146 gene encoding dual specificity mitogen-activated protein kinase kinase 6 gives MPRKNKPIIKLKLDGDTGGGSTVPDSAEGATPRNLDKRGTLTVGERSFVVEADHLRKLADLGRGAYGIVEKMLHQPSGTVMAVKRITVTSGMGAGGGLGGGGVQSQEQKRLLMDLDVSMRASDCRHTVQFYGALFREGDVWICMEVMDTSVDKFYPVVYKRPGRTIPERILGRIALAIVRALHYLHTELRVIHRDVKPSNVLMNRRGEVKMCDFGISGYLVDSVAKTIDAGCKPYMAPERIDPSSCSRTAGYDIKSDVWSLGITMVEIATGRFPYATWRTPFEQLKQVVNDEPPRLPKSAAPDSEEFSAEFHAFTASCLQKKFQQRGNYEQLLAMEFLQRYGAGDVQADTSDMAEYVCAILDERDGVPAAEDGGGELAN, from the exons ATGCCgcggaaaaacaaaccgattATCAAGCTGAAGCTGGACGGTGACACCGGTGGCGGTAGCACCGTGCCGGACAGTGCCGAGGGTGCGACACCGCGCAACCTGGACAAGCGCGGTACGCTGACGGTGGGCGAACGATCGTTCGTGGTCGAGGCGGATCATCTGCGCAAGCTGGCCGATCTGGGCCGGGGCGCGTACGGTATCGTGGAGAAGATGCTGCACCAACCGTCCGGCACGGTGATGGCGGTCAAGCGCATTACCGTCACGAGCGGGATGGGTGCGGGCGGTGGccttggcggtggtggcgtaCAGTCGCAGGAGCAGAAACGGCTGCTGATGGATCTGGACGTGTCGATGCGGGCGAGCGACTGCCGGCACACGGTACAGTTTTACGGTGCCCTGTTCCGCGAGGGCGACGTGTGGATCTGCATGGAGGTGATGGACACGAGCGTGGACAAGTTCTATCCGGTGGTGTACAAGCGCCCGGGGCGCACCATCCCCGAGCGCATACTGGGCCGGATTGCGCTGGCGATCGTGCGCGCCCTGCACTACCTGCACACCGAGCTGCGCGTCATCCACCGGGACGTGAAGCCGTCGAACGTGCTGATGAATCGGCGCGGCGAGGTGAAGATGTGCGATTTCGGTATATCGG GTTATCTGGTGGATTCGGTAGCGAAAACGATCGATGCCGGCTGCAAACCGTACATGGCACCGGAACGTATCGATCCGAGCTCGTGCAGCCGGACGGCAGGCTACGACATCAAGTCGGACGTATGGTCGCTCGGCATCACGATGGTGGAGATCGCCACCGGCCGCTTCCCTTACGCAACCTGGCGGACCCCGTTCGAGCAGCTGAAGCAGGTGGTGAACGATGAACCGCCCCGGCTGCCCAAATCCGCGGCCCCCGACTCGGAAGAGTTCAGTGCGGAGTTTCACGCGTTCACCGCCAGCTGCCTGCAGAAAAAGTTCCAGCAGCGGGGCAACTACGAGCAGCTGCTGGCGATGGAATTTCTTCAGCGATACGGGGCCGGCGACGTCCAGGCCGACACCAGTGATATGGCGGAGTACGTCTGTGCGATACTGGACGAGCGGGATGGTGTGCCGGCGGCCGAGGACGGTGGCGGGGAGCTGGCCAATTGA